In one window of Frigoriglobus tundricola DNA:
- a CDS encoding ArnT family glycosyltransferase, translated as MTPPSPERLRAADYLLLAAFCLALFLSCAFTAKRLTGHESVLAENSREMLADGDWIVPKVGGEPWLERPPFPDWLICTVYQLAGTSECDCVARIGAVLVAVPTVLLVAMIASCFYGRAAGLVAGGVFATMHEMYAYASNPEADIFLCLIVTATIALFVRQEFGPEPDGPAGSGSPVGRRPWAVLAFFLLLGATNLAKGVVFGTVMAGLPIAGYLLWTRSWGQVRRYVWVWGWLAALAVAVAWPAAVVIRHPEIRDLWRDHYLNRLNGGYLREPWWYYALNVPYVLMPWTLPALIGLWRSRRAAFAAPGPERFLWCWAVLPPLVFSLSDGKHHHYLLQCMAPWAILAADGAAAVWRFGRERMPAWAQSPWPTTVLAAVAGVVLLNCRIKYDVPRSVVVATAAALPVLAFVLARAVTHPNPRAAFTGVLLVLAVTYSGWTTGRAAVRDSYEADADMLQRAAAAVPDGAPLMVHYDWVRPLETFWVLYHTPRSGVLVRDPWEAKEKAAGGEAFVLARRLDAPLLAEVGTLEPLVESEHTRLEPGPEYRRVLYRVKFHPTTPPPPADLLARTRRTLW; from the coding sequence GTGACACCACCTTCCCCAGAGCGCCTGCGCGCCGCGGACTACCTGCTCTTGGCCGCGTTCTGCCTGGCGCTGTTCCTCAGTTGTGCGTTCACCGCCAAGCGGCTCACCGGTCACGAGTCGGTCCTCGCCGAGAACAGCCGCGAGATGCTCGCCGACGGCGACTGGATCGTGCCCAAGGTGGGCGGCGAACCGTGGCTCGAGCGCCCGCCCTTCCCCGACTGGCTGATCTGCACGGTCTACCAACTCGCGGGCACCTCCGAGTGCGACTGCGTCGCCCGCATCGGCGCGGTGCTGGTCGCCGTGCCGACCGTGCTCCTCGTGGCGATGATCGCCTCGTGCTTCTACGGCCGCGCCGCGGGTCTGGTCGCCGGCGGCGTGTTCGCGACCATGCACGAGATGTACGCGTACGCGAGCAACCCGGAAGCCGACATCTTCCTCTGCCTCATCGTCACCGCGACGATCGCGCTGTTCGTCCGGCAAGAGTTCGGGCCGGAGCCGGACGGACCGGCCGGGTCCGGTTCGCCGGTCGGCCGGAGGCCCTGGGCGGTGCTCGCGTTCTTCCTCCTCCTGGGCGCGACGAACCTCGCGAAGGGGGTCGTGTTCGGGACCGTGATGGCCGGTTTACCGATCGCCGGGTACCTGCTCTGGACCCGCTCGTGGGGACAGGTGCGGCGGTACGTTTGGGTCTGGGGCTGGTTGGCCGCGCTCGCCGTGGCGGTGGCGTGGCCGGCGGCGGTCGTGATCCGGCACCCCGAGATCCGCGACCTCTGGCGGGACCACTACCTGAACCGGTTGAACGGGGGCTACCTGCGCGAACCGTGGTGGTACTACGCGCTGAACGTGCCGTACGTGCTGATGCCCTGGACGCTCCCGGCCCTCATCGGCCTGTGGCGGTCCCGGCGGGCCGCGTTCGCCGCGCCGGGGCCGGAGCGGTTCCTGTGGTGCTGGGCGGTCCTGCCCCCGCTGGTGTTCTCACTCTCCGACGGCAAGCACCACCACTACCTGCTCCAGTGCATGGCCCCGTGGGCGATCCTCGCCGCCGACGGAGCGGCCGCGGTGTGGCGATTCGGGCGCGAACGGATGCCGGCCTGGGCCCAGAGCCCGTGGCCGACAACGGTCCTGGCCGCCGTTGCGGGGGTCGTGCTGCTCAACTGCCGGATCAAGTACGACGTGCCCCGGTCCGTGGTGGTCGCGACCGCCGCGGCGCTGCCGGTGCTGGCGTTCGTACTGGCGCGGGCGGTCACGCACCCGAACCCGCGGGCGGCGTTCACGGGGGTGCTTCTCGTCCTGGCGGTGACGTACTCCGGCTGGACGACCGGACGGGCCGCCGTCCGCGACTCGTATGAAGCGGACGCCGACATGCTCCAGCGGGCCGCCGCGGCGGTTCCGGACGGGGCGCCGCTGATGGTTCACTATGACTGGGTCCGACCGCTGGAGACCTTCTGGGTGCTGTACCACACGCCGCGGAGCGGGGTGCTCGTCCGCGACCCCTGGGAGGCGAAGGAAAAAGCGGCCGGAGGAGAGGCGTTCGTGCTGGCCCGGCGCCTGGACGCCCCGCTCCTGGCCGAGGTGGGCACCCTGGAACCGCTCGTCGAGAGCGAACACACCCGCCTCGAACCGGGTCCCGAGTACCGGCGCGTGCTGTACCGGGTGAAGTTCCACCCGACCACGCCGCCGCCCCCGGCGGACCTGCTCGCGAGAACGCGCCGGACACTGTGGTGA
- a CDS encoding protein kinase domain-containing protein, which produces MPDNESGPPTEFALPPSPARSPKAKPVPPTVAAPQPPTVAHPLIPLLRPGDVSADLHPHWVIPGYTIEAEIARGGMGVVYRARELALDRDVAIKLLRDRFSADSAAARRFLDEARITGQLQHPAIPPVHHIGTLPDGRPFLAMKLIKGDTLADLLDRTPNDPARFVPAFGQVCQAVAYAHARKVVHRDLKPANVMIGAFGEVQVMDWGLAKILSGAPPEPLPETGGGEGPVVPAPAPAGVPDDALATQEGSILGTPAYISPEQASGAIDQVDERADVFGLGAVLCAILTGDAPYASPDPETVRALAINGETGDAFRRLDAGGADPELVALCKRCLARDRAARPRDAGEVARAVTAHLLAAETRAKQAELQRVRSEAERAAAEVEAAERPQARRVQYALAGALASAFVLAAFGAGLAALWQTAKRSQKEAESARDELHTETREAVRQKDLADRARVEAVQLQGAAAAARDEALHQKGAAENALAREAEALKKLKVHQYGRIAEVAYDQWHDDNVASARKLLGATPEDLRGWEWHHLNRLCSASLVTARGHTGELTSAALSADGARIVTGSYDGTMRVWDAATGKELLKREVCDKRPVSAAFRPDGLRIVTAGADKLAKVWDAVTGQELLKLEGHTDGVTAAAFRADGARIVTGSWDGTARVWDANTGKDLFKLEGHSGAVLSVAFQDDGSRIVTGSRDGTARVWDANTGKERLVVPPNETAVGRAPSAPGAVLAALSPDGTRIVTATPDGTARVWDAGTGKERLVLRGHTNGVRSAGFSPDGARIVTGSADQTAKVWDARTGRELFALKGHTDPVNAVSFSADGLRIVTGSEDHTAKVWDARTGADALVLAPHETATGALVYRSGHSSSVTAAAFSRDGTQVLTASLDRSVKLWDARTGAEVLTFRGDKYGVLTAALSPDGHTLATGSREGARTRDARTGKELHALTGHTGEVTSVSFRPDGARILTTGRDKTARVWDARTGAELLKLEGHTGWVISGAFCGDGSRIVTGSEDKTAKVWDAGTGKELLKLDGHTGWVISAMFSADGSRIVTGGEDGTARMWDATSGKELLKLEGHTNWVSGAAFAPDGSRIVTGSHDKTVKIWDAKTGAELLSLKGHTDQVSSVAFSQDGLRIVTGSRDKTARVWDARPVAATFVGPVAAPQ; this is translated from the coding sequence ATGCCCGACAACGAGTCCGGCCCGCCCACCGAGTTCGCACTTCCGCCGAGCCCCGCCCGGTCGCCGAAGGCGAAACCCGTACCGCCGACCGTCGCGGCCCCCCAACCACCGACGGTCGCCCACCCGTTGATCCCGCTGCTCCGGCCCGGCGACGTGTCCGCCGACCTACACCCGCACTGGGTCATTCCCGGCTACACGATCGAGGCCGAAATCGCCCGCGGCGGGATGGGCGTCGTGTACCGCGCCCGCGAACTCGCGCTCGATCGGGACGTGGCCATCAAGCTACTCCGGGACCGCTTCTCCGCCGACTCGGCCGCCGCCCGCCGGTTCCTCGACGAGGCCCGGATCACCGGTCAGTTGCAACACCCGGCCATCCCGCCGGTCCACCACATCGGCACCCTGCCCGACGGGCGCCCGTTTCTGGCGATGAAACTCATCAAGGGCGACACCCTGGCCGACCTGCTCGACCGCACCCCGAACGACCCCGCCCGGTTCGTGCCGGCGTTCGGGCAGGTGTGCCAGGCGGTCGCCTACGCGCACGCCCGCAAGGTCGTTCACCGGGACCTGAAGCCGGCCAATGTGATGATCGGGGCGTTCGGTGAAGTCCAGGTCATGGATTGGGGGCTGGCGAAGATCCTCTCCGGGGCGCCGCCGGAGCCCCTTCCGGAGACGGGCGGCGGCGAAGGACCGGTGGTGCCGGCACCCGCACCGGCCGGCGTCCCGGACGACGCGCTCGCGACCCAGGAGGGGAGCATCCTCGGGACGCCCGCGTACATCTCGCCGGAGCAGGCCAGCGGGGCGATCGACCAGGTGGACGAGCGCGCGGACGTGTTCGGCCTGGGCGCCGTGCTGTGCGCGATCCTGACCGGCGACGCGCCCTACGCGTCGCCGGACCCCGAAACGGTCCGCGCCCTCGCGATCAACGGGGAGACGGGCGACGCGTTCCGGCGACTCGACGCGGGCGGGGCCGACCCCGAACTCGTTGCGCTGTGCAAGCGCTGCCTGGCCCGCGACCGCGCGGCGCGCCCGCGCGACGCGGGCGAGGTGGCGCGGGCGGTGACCGCGCACCTGTTAGCGGCCGAAACGCGGGCGAAGCAAGCGGAACTCCAGCGCGTCCGCTCCGAGGCCGAGCGCGCGGCCGCGGAGGTCGAGGCCGCGGAGCGCCCACAAGCGCGCCGCGTGCAGTACGCGCTGGCCGGGGCGCTCGCGAGCGCGTTCGTGCTGGCCGCGTTCGGCGCCGGACTGGCGGCGCTCTGGCAGACCGCCAAGCGATCCCAGAAAGAAGCCGAGAGCGCCCGCGACGAGCTGCACACCGAAACGCGAGAAGCCGTTCGGCAAAAGGACCTCGCGGACCGGGCGCGGGTCGAGGCCGTCCAACTTCAGGGGGCGGCCGCGGCGGCGCGGGACGAGGCGCTGCACCAGAAGGGCGCCGCCGAGAACGCCCTGGCCCGCGAAGCCGAGGCCCTCAAGAAGCTGAAGGTCCACCAGTACGGGCGCATCGCCGAGGTGGCCTACGACCAGTGGCACGACGACAACGTGGCATCGGCCCGGAAGCTCCTCGGGGCCACGCCCGAGGACCTCCGGGGGTGGGAATGGCACCACCTCAACCGGCTGTGCAGCGCCTCCCTCGTGACGGCCCGCGGCCACACGGGCGAATTGACCTCGGCCGCCCTGAGCGCGGACGGCGCCCGGATCGTCACCGGCAGCTACGACGGCACCATGCGCGTCTGGGACGCGGCGACGGGAAAGGAACTCCTCAAGCGGGAGGTGTGCGACAAGCGACCGGTCTCGGCCGCGTTCCGCCCGGACGGCTTGCGGATCGTGACCGCCGGCGCCGATAAGCTCGCGAAGGTGTGGGACGCGGTCACCGGCCAGGAACTCCTCAAGCTCGAAGGGCACACCGACGGGGTGACAGCGGCGGCGTTCCGTGCCGACGGCGCGCGCATCGTGACCGGCAGTTGGGACGGAACTGCGCGCGTCTGGGACGCGAACACCGGCAAGGACCTCTTCAAACTCGAAGGGCACAGCGGCGCCGTGCTGTCGGTCGCGTTCCAAGACGACGGGTCGCGGATCGTCACCGGGAGCCGGGACGGCACGGCGCGGGTCTGGGACGCGAACACCGGGAAGGAGCGGCTCGTGGTCCCGCCGAACGAGACCGCCGTCGGGCGCGCCCCGAGCGCGCCCGGCGCGGTCCTGGCGGCGCTCAGCCCCGACGGCACCCGAATCGTCACCGCCACCCCCGACGGGACGGCCCGCGTCTGGGACGCGGGCACCGGAAAAGAGCGGCTCGTTCTGCGCGGGCACACCAACGGGGTGCGGTCGGCGGGCTTCAGCCCGGACGGCGCCCGGATCGTCACCGGGAGCGCCGACCAAACGGCCAAGGTCTGGGACGCGCGGACCGGACGGGAACTGTTCGCCCTCAAGGGGCACACGGACCCCGTCAATGCGGTGAGCTTCAGCGCCGACGGGCTGCGCATCGTGACCGGGAGCGAGGACCACACGGCCAAGGTGTGGGACGCGCGGACCGGGGCCGATGCCCTGGTCCTGGCTCCGCACGAAACCGCGACCGGCGCGCTGGTCTACCGCTCGGGCCACTCGTCAAGTGTCACCGCGGCCGCCTTCAGCCGGGACGGCACACAGGTTCTGACGGCCAGTTTGGATCGTTCGGTGAAACTCTGGGACGCACGGACCGGGGCCGAAGTCCTCACCTTCCGCGGGGACAAATACGGCGTGCTAACGGCCGCACTCAGCCCGGACGGTCACACACTCGCGACCGGCAGCCGGGAGGGGGCGCGGACCCGGGACGCACGGACCGGGAAAGAGCTTCACGCACTCACCGGCCACACCGGGGAAGTGACCTCCGTCTCGTTCCGCCCGGACGGCGCCCGCATCCTGACGACCGGCCGGGACAAGACGGCTCGCGTCTGGGACGCGCGGACCGGGGCGGAACTCCTCAAGCTCGAAGGGCACACGGGTTGGGTCATCTCCGGGGCGTTTTGCGGAGACGGCTCACGGATCGTGACCGGCAGCGAGGACAAAACGGCGAAAGTGTGGGACGCCGGTACCGGGAAGGAACTGCTGAAGCTCGATGGCCATACGGGGTGGGTCATCTCCGCGATGTTCAGCGCGGACGGCTCGCGAATCGTCACCGGGGGCGAGGACGGAACCGCGCGGATGTGGGACGCGACCAGCGGAAAAGAACTCCTGAAGCTCGAAGGCCACACGAACTGGGTCAGCGGCGCCGCGTTCGCCCCGGACGGATCGCGCATCGTGACCGGCAGCCACGACAAGACCGTGAAGATCTGGGACGCAAAGACCGGCGCCGAGCTGCTCAGCCTCAAGGGTCACACGGATCAAGTTTCGTCCGTGGCCTTTAGTCAGGACGGGCTCAGGATCGTGACGGGGAGCCGGGACAAAACGGCCCGCGTCTGGGACGCCCGACCGGTCGCCGCTACTTTCGTGGGACCGGTCGCGGCCCCTCAGTAG